Proteins encoded in a region of the Isosphaeraceae bacterium EP7 genome:
- a CDS encoding D-2-hydroxyacid dehydrogenase, translating to MSKLEHPKFVIHPAIDADRLAVLQAEAPGAIWVNASGHDEASAAMPGADAVLGKVTPEMLGRADRLRWVQSFTASLEHYIFPELVAHPCTLSNMRGLFGDVIADQVMGYILCFARNLHVYIRNQAECKYEPIGGEDARVSFAAGPGTVNAMDRATIYLPDATLGIVGYGAIGREIARRAAAFGLTIRAVDRHPERIGDDPHVQGVEGMDGLPALLAWSDFAVIAAPHTPETEGLFDAETLAHLRPSSYLINIGRGAIVVLDDLVSALKAGQLAGAALDVFEVEPLPRNHPLWSLPNVILTPHTAGYSPVIAGRHLATLRENVRRFVAGEPPENLVDKASWF from the coding sequence ATGAGCAAGCTCGAACATCCGAAATTCGTCATCCACCCGGCCATCGACGCCGACCGCCTCGCCGTCCTCCAGGCCGAGGCGCCCGGGGCGATCTGGGTCAACGCGTCCGGCCACGACGAGGCGAGCGCCGCCATGCCGGGGGCCGACGCGGTGCTGGGCAAGGTGACGCCGGAGATGCTCGGACGCGCGGACAGACTCCGATGGGTCCAGTCGTTCACGGCAAGCCTGGAGCACTACATCTTCCCGGAGCTTGTCGCACACCCCTGCACCTTGTCGAACATGCGGGGTCTCTTCGGCGACGTGATCGCCGACCAGGTGATGGGCTACATCCTCTGCTTCGCCCGCAACTTGCATGTTTACATCCGCAACCAGGCCGAATGCAAGTATGAGCCGATCGGCGGCGAGGACGCCCGGGTCAGCTTTGCCGCGGGCCCCGGCACAGTCAACGCCATGGACCGGGCGACGATCTACCTGCCCGATGCGACGCTGGGCATCGTGGGCTATGGCGCGATCGGCCGCGAGATCGCGCGCCGGGCCGCCGCCTTCGGGTTGACCATCCGGGCCGTTGACCGCCACCCCGAACGGATCGGCGATGATCCGCATGTGCAGGGCGTCGAGGGGATGGACGGCCTCCCCGCGCTGCTGGCCTGGAGCGACTTCGCGGTGATCGCGGCGCCTCACACGCCCGAGACCGAGGGCCTGTTCGACGCCGAGACCCTCGCCCACCTGCGGCCGAGCTCCTATCTCATCAACATCGGCCGGGGTGCGATCGTCGTCCTGGATGATCTCGTCTCGGCGTTGAAGGCGGGGCAATTGGCGGGGGCGGCGCTCGACGTCTTCGAGGTCGAGCCACTGCCGAGAAACCACCCGCTCTGGTCGCTGCCGAATGTGATTCTCACGCCGCATACCGCGGGCTACTCCCCGGTCATCGCCGGCCGGCACCTGGCCACCTTGCGCGAGAATGTCCGCCGGTTCGTCGCGGGGGAGCCGCCCGAGAACCTGGTGGACAAGGCCTCCTGGTTTTGA